CATCTGGAGCGTCATATGTTCACGCATACAGCGGAAAAACCCTTCCACTGCTCTCACTGCGGGAAAGGTGTTACAACgcggcagcagcttcgGAGACACGAGATTACACATACCCGATCCTTCGTGTGCCCGCACGAAGGATGCGGAGAGAGCTTCTACAAACACCCTCAACTGCGCTCGCACGTCCTCGCGGTACACCTCCAGAAACTGAACTGTGAGTTTTGTGGCAAGAAGTTCCAGAGGCCCTACCGCCTGAAAAACCACATTGCAAAACACCACAACCCAGATACAGTCTATAAGTACCAGTGTTCGCATGGGTCGTGCGTAGAAGCATTCAAGACCTGGACTGCCCTGCAGCAGCATGTGAAGGAGGCGCATCCCAAACTCCAGTGCCCTACCTGTGGGAAAGCTTGCGTGGGCGAACAGGGTTTGCAGATGCACATGAGGGTCCATAGCAGCATGACagttatcaaaaactggaagTGCGAGTCTTGTCCAGATCTCTATTTTGCAAAGAAAGCGGACCTCGTTTCACACTGCTTAGAGCATCACAAAGACCTCGTTTCTACTTTACTGAATGACAACGAGCGGGAGCCTGCTGAGCCCTCGGCCACAGCCTCGCCTAATAACATACCTCTTGAATCTGGTGCACGTCCTTCTCGTCTGCGCAGTTCATCCACTAAGCATGATTCAGAATCTGAGCTGGAGTCTATTCAAACCGAGGTGAAGCTTAGAAAATACTTTGATTCTGGTAAATCATCAGTATCTCTACTGCTCAATTCTGCTGGCCGAAAACTCAAATGCCCTTATTTGGGGTGTTACAGATCTTTCAAGACCGAAGAAAAATACGAAATGcacattcaaaagcacAAGATTCATCAGCTTAAGCTAAAAATACTGCAAGAAAAGAACCAAGCAACTTCCCTGGCCTCGGAAGAaaatgagcttgaaagtaATATGGAACGGAAAAACGGTAATTCACAGGATCTGGAATCTCTGTCGGCAGCAGCAAATAGGTAATTCATCATTACGTTTATATCTGTTATATTCGAAAGAGACGAATCAATAAAGCAGCATAGAAGACGCGCTGGGTGGCGCCTTGACCCGTGGTGAAACCTCATGTTTTTGTGTCTTTAATTTAATaataagctttttgataGAACCCAGTCTACTCGGCTTTACTTGGACAAATTCATGTCACTCATGAAAAAGAGTAAgtcgtcgtct
Above is a genomic segment from Lachancea thermotolerans CBS 6340 chromosome A complete sequence containing:
- the PZF1 gene encoding Pzf1p (similar to uniprot|P39933 Saccharomyces cerevisiae YPR186C PZF1 Transcription factor IIIA (TFIIIA) with putative Zn-fingers); the encoded protein is MEESEDHSNFWDVGKLGSEDGLPLVRSDSVGSIQSISSAGSTSSSRAKTWVCEYEGCSKAFTRPSQLTEHQETVHQGLKPFTCTECGRQFTRKTHLERHMFTHTAEKPFHCSHCGKGVTTRQQLRRHEITHTRSFVCPHEGCGESFYKHPQLRSHVLAVHLQKLNCEFCGKKFQRPYRLKNHIAKHHNPDTVYKYQCSHGSCVEAFKTWTALQQHVKEAHPKLQCPTCGKACVGEQGLQMHMRVHSSMTVIKNWKCESCPDLYFAKKADLVSHCLEHHKDLVSTLLNDNEREPAEPSATASPNNIPLESGARPSRLRSSSTKHDSESELESIQTEVKLRKYFDSGKSSVSLLLNSAGRKLKCPYLGCYRSFKTEEKYEMHIQKHKIHQLKLKILQEKNQATSLASEENELESNMERKNGNSQDLESLSAAANR